From one Paenibacillus sp. FSL K6-1330 genomic stretch:
- a CDS encoding IS1182 family transposase (programmed frameshift), which produces MLRSNREKQQAYEFVSIEELVPQDHLLRKVDKYIDFSFIDEKVRPLYCADNGRPAIDPVVLFKMIFLGYFYGIRSERQLEREIQTNLAYRWFLGLGLTDKVPDHSTISWNRRTRFKDTEIFQEVFDEIVLQAIQHRMVGGRVLVSDSTHVKANANKHKYTKEQVLQNTRDYVGELNAAVEADRKAHGKKPLKPREDVMEEKEVKVSTTDPDSGYMIRDGKPEGFFYLDHRTVDLKYNMITDVHVTAGNVHDSIPYLSRLDRQQQRFGFKVEAVALDSGYLTSPICKGLQSRNIFAVIAHRRFHPTQGLFPKWKFTYEAERNLYICPAEHELQYKTTNREGYRQYASDPQHCKRCPLLNECTRSRNHRKVVTRHVWEDSKEWVRGNRLSRSGKYLYRKRKETIERSFADAKELHGFRYCRLRGLQNVREQALMTAAVQNMKKMAIHLDRLENRG; this is translated from the exons ATGTTGCGTTCTAACCGAGAAAAACAGCAGGCTTACGAGTTTGTTTCGATTGAAGAATTGGTTCCTCAAGATCATCTGCTCCGTAAAGTGGACAAGTATATCGATTTCTCTTTCATCGACGAAAAGGTCCGTCCGCTTTACTGTGCTGATAACGGGCGACCAGCCATCGACCCTGTTGTGTTATTTAAGATGATTTTCCTCGGTTATTTTTACGGCATCCGTTCCGAACGTCAACTCGAACGTGAAATTCAGACCAACCTCGCCTATCGCTGGTTTTTGGGGTTAGGTCTGACCGACAAAGTGCCGGACCATTCTACGATTAGCTGGAATCGTCGCACTCGTTTTAAAGATACGGAGATTTTTCAAGAGGTCTTTGATGAGATTGTGCTGCAAGCCATTCAGCACCGTATGGTAGGTGGACGCGTCCTGGTTTCCGATTCGACCCATGTCAAAGCGAATGCGAATAAGCATAAGTACACAAAGGAACAGGTTTTACAAAACACCCGTGATTATGTAGGTGAACTTAATGCCGCCGTAGAGGCCGACCGGAAGGCACATGGAAAAAAGC CGCTAAAGCCTAGAGAGGACGTGATGGAGGAAAAGGAAGTCAAAGTGAGCACGACAGATCCGGACAGCGGTTATATGATCCGCGATGGGAAACCGGAAGGATTTTTCTACTTAGACCACCGTACCGTAGACCTGAAATACAATATGATTACGGATGTACATGTCACTGCGGGAAATGTCCATGATTCTATACCCTATTTGTCCCGTTTGGATCGTCAACAACAACGATTTGGTTTTAAAGTAGAAGCTGTTGCTCTGGATTCCGGGTACTTGACTTCACCTATCTGCAAAGGGCTGCAAAGCCGAAACATATTTGCTGTTATTGCTCACCGAAGATTCCATCCGACTCAAGGTTTATTCCCAAAATGGAAGTTCACGTATGAAGCAGAGCGTAACCTTTATATCTGCCCGGCAGAGCACGAACTGCAATACAAGACGACCAACCGCGAGGGATACCGGCAGTACGCTTCAGATCCTCAGCACTGCAAGAGGTGTCCGTTATTAAACGAATGCACGCGGTCTCGCAACCACCGAAAGGTGGTAACCCGTCACGTCTGGGAGGACAGCAAAGAATGGGTGCGAGGCAACCGGTTGAGTCGATCCGGGAAATATCTCTACCGAAAACGAAAAGAAACGATTGAGCGAAGCTTCGCGGACGCAAAAGAGCTCCACGGGTTTCGCTATTGTCGTTTGCGCGGGTTGCAGAACGTCAGGGAGCAAGCCCTGATGACAGCAGCCGTACAGAATATGAAGAAGATGGCGATCCACCTGGATCGCCTGGAAAACAGGGGGTAA
- the pgmB gene encoding beta-phosphoglucomutase: MNETRKLKAVIFDLDGVITDTAEYHYQAWKATATELGIPFTREFNENLKGVSRMDSLKLLLSQAEKPVSYSDEELVQLADRKNKLYVELIETITPADLLPGITEFVADIRSAGLKTGIASASKNAIAVLTRLGVMDQFDVIVDVTKLKNNKPDPEIFLTAAAQLGVEPADCIGVEDAASGVDAIKGAGMFAVAIGNAAHFPHADVVLSSTVELDFRILAQTFEGRS, encoded by the coding sequence ATGAACGAAACACGTAAGTTGAAAGCTGTCATCTTTGACTTGGACGGCGTCATTACCGATACGGCGGAGTATCATTATCAGGCATGGAAAGCCACGGCAACCGAGCTGGGCATTCCCTTCACGCGAGAGTTCAACGAGAATCTTAAAGGGGTATCCCGCATGGACTCCTTAAAGCTGCTGTTAAGCCAAGCGGAGAAGCCTGTAAGCTATTCGGATGAAGAGCTGGTACAGCTGGCCGACCGCAAAAATAAGCTGTATGTCGAGCTGATCGAAACGATTACGCCAGCCGACCTGCTGCCCGGCATTACGGAGTTTGTGGCAGACATCCGGTCGGCCGGCCTGAAGACCGGCATCGCGTCCGCCAGCAAGAACGCCATTGCCGTATTGACCCGGCTTGGCGTCATGGACCAGTTCGACGTCATCGTCGACGTGACCAAGCTGAAGAACAACAAGCCGGACCCGGAGATCTTCCTCACCGCTGCCGCGCAGCTTGGCGTAGAGCCTGCTGACTGCATCGGGGTGGAGGATGCCGCATCCGGCGTTGATGCCATCAAGGGCGCCGGCATGTTCGCCGTGGCAATCGGCAATGCCGCGCATTTCCCGCACGCGGATGTCGTGCTGTCCAGCACGGTGGAGCTGGACTTCCGTATACTGGCGCAGACGTTTGAAGGCAGATCATAG
- a CDS encoding glycosyl hydrolase family 65 protein encodes MTWNISNPDLSQQALLNMESIFALGNGYLGVRGNFEEGYGESLSTIRGTYLNAFHDVIDIPYGEKLFAFPDTQQKLVNNIDAQTVLIYLGEEKEPFRLDHGTITSHERHLHMDKGYSERIVQWKSPEGKEIKLAFRRLVSFTHRELFAIHVRIEPVNFNGQVRIVSTVNGKVKNYTNANDPRVGAGHAERMTVIDAGVKGSDAYVVDETMASKLRAACVTRHQLDADADVQLEAGTGEVTFTATIPLTGPIHFTKYNLYTDSLRHGQEMIERGIQLQEELKDTSFEDLLAEQTEYLNAYWKSADVLIQNDDQLQEGIRFNLFQLLQSAGRDKHSNISAKGLSGEGYEGHYFWDTEIYMFPVFLMTQPDIARQLLLYRYSTLEQARDRAREMGHRQGALFPWRTISGTECSSFFPSGTAQYHISADIAYSYIQYYLAEQDRDFLMSYGAEVLIETARLWADIGHYYNGAFHIDEVTGPDEYTCCVNNNYYTNVMAKHNLKWAAQSCTILKSYDAQGFKSLCDRLGVTEDEIMAWAKAADAMLLPYDEALGINPQDDTFLRKAVWDFDNTPEDKYPLLLNYHPLTIYRYQVCKQADTVLAHFLLEDEQSLETIQRSYDYYEGITTHDSSLSSCIFSIMASKIGSMDKAYEYFIETARLDLDNTHGNTKDGLHMANMGGTWMSIVYGFAGMRLKESGLSLSPAIPQDWEKYAFRLNFRGRLIGVSIEKDGVTLEIVEGDSIEIKLYDKAVTLEEGKSVKHALQSK; translated from the coding sequence ATGACCTGGAATATATCAAATCCTGATTTGTCACAGCAAGCGTTGCTGAATATGGAAAGTATTTTTGCACTCGGAAACGGTTACTTGGGTGTGCGTGGCAACTTCGAAGAAGGCTACGGAGAGAGTTTGTCCACCATTCGCGGCACCTATCTGAACGCTTTCCACGACGTGATTGACATCCCTTACGGCGAGAAGCTCTTCGCCTTTCCCGATACACAGCAAAAACTCGTTAACAATATTGATGCCCAAACGGTCCTGATCTATTTAGGTGAAGAAAAAGAACCTTTCCGCCTTGATCACGGCACGATCACTTCACATGAGCGCCACTTGCATATGGACAAGGGGTATTCGGAGCGAATCGTACAGTGGAAATCGCCTGAAGGCAAAGAGATCAAGCTGGCCTTTCGCCGTCTGGTGTCCTTCACGCACCGGGAATTGTTTGCCATCCATGTACGGATCGAACCGGTTAATTTCAACGGTCAGGTTCGCATCGTCTCCACCGTGAACGGCAAAGTGAAGAACTACACCAATGCCAATGACCCCCGGGTCGGCGCAGGGCATGCGGAACGGATGACCGTCATCGATGCCGGTGTGAAGGGCAGCGACGCCTATGTTGTTGATGAGACGATGGCCTCCAAGCTGCGCGCAGCTTGTGTGACCCGTCACCAGTTGGATGCCGACGCCGACGTTCAGCTCGAAGCCGGAACCGGAGAGGTTACATTCACGGCTACTATTCCATTGACCGGACCGATCCACTTTACGAAATACAATCTGTATACCGACAGTCTTCGTCACGGGCAGGAGATGATCGAACGTGGAATCCAGCTGCAGGAGGAGTTGAAGGATACCTCGTTTGAGGACTTGCTGGCTGAGCAGACCGAGTATCTAAATGCCTACTGGAAGTCGGCCGATGTGCTGATTCAGAACGATGACCAGCTGCAGGAAGGCATCCGCTTCAACCTGTTCCAGCTGCTGCAATCCGCCGGTCGGGACAAGCACAGCAACATCTCCGCCAAAGGCCTGAGCGGTGAAGGTTATGAAGGCCATTATTTCTGGGACACGGAAATTTACATGTTCCCGGTATTCCTGATGACGCAGCCGGACATTGCACGCCAACTGCTGCTGTATCGTTATTCCACGCTGGAGCAAGCGAGAGACAGAGCTCGGGAAATGGGTCACCGGCAAGGCGCTCTGTTCCCGTGGCGTACGATTTCGGGAACCGAGTGCTCCTCCTTCTTCCCATCGGGAACGGCGCAATACCATATCAGCGCAGACATCGCCTACAGTTATATTCAGTATTATCTCGCCGAACAGGATCGGGATTTCCTCATGTCCTATGGGGCCGAGGTGTTGATCGAAACCGCCCGCTTGTGGGCCGACATCGGCCACTATTATAACGGCGCCTTTCATATTGATGAGGTGACGGGGCCGGATGAATATACCTGCTGCGTGAATAACAACTATTACACCAACGTTATGGCGAAGCATAACCTGAAATGGGCTGCTCAAAGCTGCACCATTCTGAAATCCTACGATGCTCAAGGCTTCAAGTCCCTCTGTGACCGGCTTGGCGTCACGGAAGACGAGATCATGGCATGGGCCAAAGCGGCGGACGCTATGCTGCTGCCGTACGACGAGGCACTCGGCATTAACCCGCAGGATGATACGTTCCTCCGCAAGGCGGTATGGGACTTCGACAACACGCCGGAGGACAAATATCCGCTGCTGCTGAACTACCATCCGCTGACCATTTACCGTTACCAAGTGTGTAAACAGGCGGATACAGTGCTTGCTCACTTCCTGCTGGAAGACGAGCAAAGCTTGGAAACGATCCAGCGTTCGTATGACTACTATGAAGGCATCACGACGCATGATTCGTCCCTGTCCTCCTGCATCTTCAGCATCATGGCTTCGAAGATCGGCAGCATGGACAAGGCGTATGAGTATTTCATCGAGACGGCACGCCTGGATCTGGACAATACGCACGGCAACACGAAGGACGGCCTGCACATGGCTAACATGGGCGGTACCTGGATGTCCATCGTCTACGGCTTTGCCGGCATGCGCCTGAAGGAAAGCGGACTTTCCCTCTCCCCGGCCATTCCGCAGGACTGGGAGAAGTATGCCTTCCGCCTGAACTTCCGCGGCCGCCTCATCGGCGTATCCATCGAGAAGGACGGCGTGACCCTGGAGATTGTTGAAGGGGATTCCATCGAGATCAAGCTGTACGACAAAGCCGTAACGCTTGAAGAAGGGAAATCTGTGAAACATGCGCTTCAGAGCAAGTAA
- a CDS encoding histidine kinase: MKKLKQKMLHLSLEKKLIAAFSAFIIVPLLLIGGIVSWVYVENNRSTMIDAAVENNKQIIKNIDTSLQPLLRLSMFPIQDSTVYAIMRKDYGKVTYPLLERGQDFDKVNGLIQSGIMLYSDLIDSVVIYHENSQSIIGRSNREYMNFAYFKEQFTREPFVQKIRGAHGRLVPVGIRQERLLSAKGIPVVSVGRAIMDPYTKEDLGFILFNISVDKLKTLWSDTAFSENTNFYLIDEADHIVHSVHPEEIGLSASEVLGNDFQYNADGEVNTKINRDTYMISSSSSLANWKAVTVIPKKDLFSIVYLMVAILIAALILLLVLSILISARIATTIMKPLAVLNSKMKLVSQGQLDVSFDTRQHGEIGVISHTVDQMLQEIRDLIERIYVEEEEKRNLEMNALQSQIRPHFIYNTLNVIKWMAKIQGATGIEEALQAFSSVIKFTVKKEGDYVTIAEEVQFMENYTKILDFRYFNKFDVSYEVDPAVMNHRTLKFLLQPLVENAVFHGFEGIDYKGSLVISIYEERDALIMEVSDNGRGFPEGGQAKVEQGGPQDTFNSIGLNNIRNRISLHFGPEYGLWIKRGEHGGTVAWLRVPIITEETG, translated from the coding sequence ATGAAGAAACTAAAGCAGAAGATGCTTCACTTAAGTCTGGAGAAGAAACTGATCGCGGCGTTCTCCGCCTTTATCATCGTTCCCCTCCTGCTGATCGGCGGCATCGTATCCTGGGTATACGTGGAGAATAACCGGAGTACGATGATTGATGCCGCCGTGGAGAACAACAAACAAATTATTAAAAATATCGACACCTCCCTGCAGCCGCTGCTGCGACTGTCGATGTTTCCGATTCAGGACTCCACGGTGTATGCCATTATGCGCAAGGATTACGGCAAGGTGACGTATCCATTGCTTGAACGGGGGCAGGATTTCGATAAAGTGAACGGCTTGATCCAGAGCGGGATCATGCTGTATTCGGATTTGATTGACTCCGTTGTCATCTATCACGAGAACAGTCAGTCGATTATTGGCCGAAGCAACAGGGAATATATGAACTTCGCTTATTTCAAGGAGCAGTTTACCCGTGAGCCTTTTGTCCAGAAGATCAGAGGAGCCCATGGTCGCCTTGTCCCTGTAGGGATTCGTCAGGAGCGGCTGCTGTCAGCCAAGGGAATTCCGGTCGTGTCGGTTGGCCGGGCCATCATGGATCCGTACACGAAGGAGGATCTTGGGTTTATCCTCTTTAACATTTCGGTGGATAAACTCAAGACGCTGTGGAGCGATACGGCATTTTCCGAGAATACGAATTTCTATCTGATCGATGAAGCTGATCATATCGTGCATAGCGTCCACCCCGAGGAAATCGGGCTGTCGGCATCCGAAGTATTGGGGAATGATTTTCAATATAACGCAGACGGCGAAGTGAACACGAAGATCAATCGGGATACCTACATGATTTCTTCTTCCTCTTCTTTGGCTAATTGGAAGGCGGTTACGGTCATTCCGAAGAAGGATTTGTTCTCGATTGTCTATCTTATGGTTGCCATCTTAATCGCCGCATTGATTCTGCTACTCGTGCTGTCCATCCTGATCTCGGCACGCATTGCGACCACGATCATGAAACCGCTGGCGGTGCTGAACAGCAAAATGAAGCTTGTCTCCCAAGGTCAGCTTGACGTAAGCTTTGATACGAGACAGCACGGTGAAATCGGTGTGATCAGCCATACCGTAGACCAGATGCTGCAGGAAATTCGCGATTTAATCGAGCGGATCTATGTGGAGGAAGAGGAGAAGCGGAATCTGGAGATGAATGCGCTGCAGTCGCAGATTCGTCCGCATTTTATATATAACACGCTGAACGTCATCAAGTGGATGGCCAAGATCCAGGGAGCAACCGGCATTGAAGAAGCGCTTCAGGCTTTCTCTTCAGTCATCAAGTTTACGGTGAAGAAGGAAGGCGACTACGTGACCATTGCGGAGGAAGTCCAATTCATGGAGAACTATACGAAAATTCTTGATTTCCGTTATTTTAATAAATTTGATGTCTCGTATGAGGTCGATCCAGCCGTAATGAATCATAGGACCCTGAAGTTTCTGCTTCAGCCCCTTGTGGAGAACGCGGTGTTCCATGGCTTTGAAGGTATCGATTACAAGGGCAGCCTTGTGATATCGATTTATGAGGAACGAGACGCGCTCATCATGGAAGTAAGTGATAATGGACGCGGTTTTCCGGAGGGTGGACAAGCGAAGGTGGAGCAGGGCGGTCCACAAGATACCTTTAACTCGATTGGACTTAACAATATACGGAACCGGATATCCCTTCATTTTGGGCCGGAATACGGCCTGTGGATCAAGAGGGGAGAGCATGGCGGAACTGTGGCATGGCTTCGGGTTCCGATCATCACAGAAGAAACAGGGTGA
- a CDS encoding AraC family transcriptional regulator — MKEPSRSGNRPFYLSSRMHYLRENFIHPPFDYEHELLEAIRFGDENRAMDMLRKINELEAAVLATYPLRSKKNALIASCTLFTRAIIRGGVDPEIAFHLSDTLILEIEKMTDVERLVHFEYEMLVQFVSMIRSEKEDVSFSHIVNLAIYYIREHIFEELTLQRVAEYLKVHPSYLSDRFKRETGVSITTFINRRKIEESKHLLANTNQSISEIAFTFKFCSQSYYTQLFKNFTGMTPRKFRISGTAR, encoded by the coding sequence ATGAAAGAGCCTTCACGCTCGGGAAACCGTCCGTTTTATCTGTCTTCCCGTATGCATTATTTGCGCGAGAATTTTATCCATCCCCCATTTGATTATGAGCACGAGCTGCTGGAAGCGATCCGCTTCGGCGATGAGAATAGAGCCATGGATATGCTTCGTAAGATTAACGAGCTGGAAGCGGCTGTGCTGGCGACGTATCCGCTTCGGTCGAAGAAGAATGCCTTGATTGCTTCCTGTACCTTATTTACCCGCGCAATCATCCGGGGCGGCGTGGATCCTGAGATTGCTTTTCACTTAAGCGATACGCTGATCCTTGAGATCGAGAAAATGACCGATGTGGAGCGGCTGGTTCATTTTGAGTATGAAATGCTGGTGCAGTTTGTTTCGATGATTCGCTCCGAGAAAGAGGATGTGTCCTTCTCTCACATTGTGAACCTGGCGATCTATTACATTAGGGAGCATATTTTTGAGGAACTGACCTTGCAGAGAGTTGCGGAATATTTGAAAGTCCACCCAAGCTATCTATCCGATCGCTTTAAGCGGGAGACGGGCGTATCCATTACAACCTTTATTAATCGGCGGAAGATTGAGGAGTCCAAACATTTGCTGGCTAATACGAACCAGTCCATATCCGAAATCGCGTTTACGTTCAAGTTTTGCAGTCAGAGTTATTATACGCAATTGTTCAAGAATTTTACGGGGATGACGCCGAGAAAATTCCGGATAAGCGGGACGGCGCGATAA
- a CDS encoding phosphotransferase, which yields MEQAVLDQGAERFGQGSYSLKLLGGFDQNVFEYNGEDGRPFIIKFLDASKYRKASIIRELTWMAYLAEHGLNIVESVRSAQDLLIEEITHESKRYYVIAFTKAPGSPLTDLASNFAMIKQWGRGMGRMHKLGKKDSTAASLVHQMAFPQWNDHVIFANAFPEAAGEKVHAQWKQYLKELEALPRDQEGYGFVHNDLHHNNFHVHNGEIIFFDFGDVSYHWFAYDIAIAIYHAVQTVSENRKAEFVARFFDSFLSGYLQENSLSEEWIQRIPFFIDFRNIYSFVYFSKFVNWNEMNVRTRNYLLAMKADIEAGKSVVKLSI from the coding sequence ATGGAACAGGCTGTTTTGGATCAAGGTGCCGAGCGATTCGGACAAGGTTCTTATTCACTGAAGTTACTTGGGGGATTCGATCAGAATGTATTTGAATACAACGGTGAAGACGGACGCCCCTTCATTATTAAATTCTTGGACGCATCCAAATACCGCAAAGCCTCGATCATTCGCGAGCTCACGTGGATGGCCTATCTTGCCGAGCATGGGCTGAACATAGTGGAGTCGGTTCGATCCGCTCAGGATCTTCTTATTGAAGAGATAACTCATGAGTCGAAGCGATATTATGTCATTGCTTTTACAAAGGCTCCAGGCAGCCCATTAACGGATTTGGCATCGAATTTCGCCATGATCAAGCAGTGGGGGCGCGGGATGGGCCGTATGCATAAACTCGGGAAAAAGGACTCCACCGCAGCTTCGCTCGTTCACCAAATGGCCTTTCCCCAGTGGAATGATCATGTAATATTTGCCAATGCATTCCCGGAGGCTGCAGGTGAAAAAGTCCATGCACAGTGGAAGCAGTATCTTAAGGAACTTGAGGCCCTCCCGCGAGACCAGGAAGGCTACGGCTTCGTTCACAATGACCTCCACCATAACAATTTTCACGTACATAACGGGGAGATTATCTTTTTTGATTTCGGGGATGTCTCGTACCATTGGTTCGCCTACGATATCGCCATCGCCATCTATCATGCGGTTCAGACGGTTTCGGAAAACCGGAAAGCCGAGTTTGTGGCCCGATTCTTCGACTCGTTCTTATCCGGCTATCTTCAAGAGAATTCGCTGAGCGAGGAATGGATCCAGCGAATTCCATTTTTCATCGACTTCCGCAATATCTACTCCTTTGTCTACTTCTCCAAATTCGTAAACTGGAATGAGATGAACGTGCGCACCCGGAATTATCTCTTAGCGATGAAAGCTGATATTGAGGCAGGCAAATCGGTTGTGAAGCTGTCCATTTAA
- a CDS encoding extracellular solute-binding protein, translated as MTAPTELRLITEANGHDLKYVQTVIQSFEVFRPDVKVVLVQAEDSYGVMEQFHHEGADLLHIREGGYSTQLRKGVVQDLLPYLRNDPVLKMDDFYQGALTQPMWEGQLAVLPVVDVAVPQIFYNKKWFAEANVPFPTNEWTEDQFLDAAVRLTRHGENGDESGYGFYIYPDVEFLEPFLMRKGGRHLSEDGSVGRGYTDSEIAHAAYQWIVDLYRKHRVAPMPGVQVDNIFRSNRFAMIYDFSWHNGIAYDPELSETYGVVGLPHAQGGRDIYTMYSTGYGIPVTSKHSELAWELLKELALPSSEEARRAYWGVPITKTLAKELGRTGNPWWGPALYAIDRIEKNAYLSNQVWNLSRQQMNQDIERMIKGEAGVEETLSRWAEIVS; from the coding sequence ATGACAGCACCAACTGAGCTTCGCCTCATCACAGAAGCGAACGGACATGATCTTAAATATGTGCAAACGGTGATTCAATCATTCGAAGTTTTCAGGCCAGACGTCAAAGTGGTGCTGGTCCAGGCGGAGGACAGCTATGGTGTGATGGAACAATTCCATCACGAAGGGGCTGATCTGCTGCATATCCGTGAGGGTGGTTATTCTACTCAGTTACGTAAAGGTGTTGTTCAAGATTTGCTGCCTTATCTGAGGAATGATCCGGTGCTGAAGATGGATGATTTTTATCAGGGAGCATTGACGCAGCCGATGTGGGAGGGCCAGCTAGCTGTGCTGCCGGTTGTGGATGTCGCAGTACCCCAAATTTTTTATAACAAAAAATGGTTTGCCGAAGCGAATGTACCCTTTCCTACGAATGAATGGACAGAGGATCAATTTCTTGATGCTGCGGTCCGCTTGACGCGGCACGGAGAGAACGGGGATGAATCAGGGTATGGTTTTTACATTTATCCGGATGTAGAATTTTTGGAGCCGTTTCTTATGCGCAAGGGAGGGCGGCATTTGTCGGAGGACGGTTCTGTGGGCAGGGGCTATACGGATAGCGAGATTGCGCATGCAGCGTATCAATGGATTGTAGATCTTTACCGCAAGCATCGAGTGGCTCCTATGCCGGGCGTCCAAGTGGACAACATATTCCGTTCGAATCGGTTTGCCATGATCTATGACTTTAGCTGGCATAACGGGATTGCCTACGATCCCGAGTTAAGTGAAACCTATGGTGTGGTAGGATTGCCTCATGCACAGGGCGGCAGGGATATTTATACGATGTACTCGACAGGCTACGGCATTCCTGTCACGTCCAAGCATTCGGAGCTGGCATGGGAATTGCTGAAAGAATTAGCGCTACCTTCTTCGGAGGAAGCGAGGCGTGCTTATTGGGGTGTGCCCATCACAAAAACATTGGCTAAGGAGCTTGGACGTACCGGTAACCCATGGTGGGGGCCGGCGTTGTACGCTATCGACCGAATCGAGAAGAATGCTTATCTCTCCAATCAGGTATGGAATCTGTCCAGGCAGCAAATGAATCAGGATATTGAGCGGATGATCAAGGGAGAAGCCGGCGTTGAGGAGACGTTATCCCGCTGGGCGGAGATTGTATCGTAG